Sequence from the Gemmatimonadota bacterium genome:
GGCTCTCTGCCCGCCTGCTGGATGCGGCGGGCAGCCCCGTGCCTAACGCGAGGGATCCGCTACTTCGCCGGTGGAGCCGGGTTCGAGGCGGCGGTGGACTCAACGCTCGTGACGTCCGGGGCCGTGGGCAAGTTCCCGGTCACGGTGTCGGCATTGGTACCCGGCAGCCGGCCGGTGACGGCGCGCGTCGAGGTGCAGATGGTGGCGGGTCCGGCCGCGCGAGTGGCGATCACGCCGCGCCCGACGCGGATGCTGGCGGGACAACGCCTGCAGCTCCAGGCGGCGGCGCTGTCGGCTGATGGGGACTCCGCCACCGAGCGCGCATCAGCTGGCGGTCCTCGGCGCCGGAGTGTCGTGCGGATTGACGAGCGCGGCATCGCCACGGCAGTCGCGCCGGGTCGGGCGACTGTGACCGCGGTGGCCGGGGCAGCCACGAGTACCTGGACCTCGCGTGGTGAGCCCTCGGGGCGTTTGAGTGGTGAGCGCCACGGGCGCGACCGTCTCCCTTTACGCCGTCGTCGGCGACCGCGCGGCAAGGCGACGTGTTGCGGTTTCCGGCGTGCAGGTCAAGAACGCAGCCGGGCGCGTGATCGACGGATTGGTCCCGAGCTGGACGATGGCCCTGGTCGGGGCGAGATCAACAGTGACGGATCGTTTGTCGGATTCGAACCCGGGTCGTATCTGGTGACAGCCAACCTGGGCCGGGTCAGCGGGGACGTCTCCGTGAACCTCACGGACCGCAACGTCCGGCGAAGACCGTCGTAGGCTCGGTGCTGCGCACCGCGTTCGTGACCTCGGAAGTCTGGGTCCACCCCAACGGCAAGGTGGCGTACCTCGGCACGCACGCTGGCGGCGACCGCTTCTATACGATCGACATCTCGAACCCCTCGGCGCCGGCGATCGTGGACTTGGTGGTGGACAACTTCCGCATCGTCAACGACATCATGACCGACGAGAAGGGAAGTCCCGGTGTTCACCCGCGAGGGGCCGACAACCGCCCAACGGGATCGTGGTGATGACTTCTCGAGGATCCCCTGCGGCCGAAGAAGGTGGGTGAGTTCACCGATGGTGTGACGTCCGGCGTCCACTCGGCATTCATCTACACCGACCCGAAGCACGGGCGCCACGCCTACATCACGAATGACGGCACCGGCGCCGTGCATGATCAACATCGACGATCCCACGAAGCCGCGGAGGTCGCCCAGTGGGAAGACCCCGCCCGGGGAACAGCGACGTCGGGCGCACGCCGCCCCGACGTGGACGTGCAGGACGGGCTGCTGTACGGCAGCTGGTGGAACGATGGCCTGATCATCCCTGGATGTCGGCAACGGGATCAGGGCGGCACGCCGTCCAAGCCCATGCTCGTGTCGCAGTTCAAGAACGACCTGGACGCGCTCTACAAGACACGCGTGGAGACCGAGGCCGGGGCCGGCTCATCCGCGGGACGCGCCACCGCCTGGCGGCACCGCACGCGTTCTTTATTGCTGA
This genomic interval carries:
- a CDS encoding Ig-like domain-containing protein, encoding MYRSAWRLLPLILGAGALGAQQGPRIVVTPTNPRMVARTRCGSLPACWMRRAAPCLTRGIRYFAGGAGFEAAVDSTLVTSGAVGKFPVTVSALVPGSRPVTARVEVQMVAGPAARVAITPRPTRMLAGQRLQLQAAALSADGDSATERASAGGPRRRSVVRIDERGIATAVAPGRATVTAVAGAATSTWTSRGEPSGRLSGERHGRDRLPLRRRRRPRGKATCCGFRRAGQERSRARDRRIGPELDDGPGRGEINSDGSFVGFEPGSYLVTANLGRVSGDVSVNLTDRNVRRRPS